The Numida meleagris isolate 19003 breed g44 Domestic line chromosome 7, NumMel1.0, whole genome shotgun sequence genome contains a region encoding:
- the LAMC2 gene encoding laminin subunit gamma-2 isoform X1 yields the protein MAVGWLLALAASLLPAALSSNGGEACDCNGMSRQCVFDWQLLMETGNGYRCLGCLGNTAGAHCERCKEGYYRQQDGDCCLPCRCHPQGSLSTQCDSDGRCSCRPGVMGEKCDRCQPGFHSLSEAGCQGYGQSQQCACDPAGTEDCVSGRCICKAGVTGERCDRCKQNFYNLDARNPAGCSPCFCYGHSSLCVSAENYSVHRITSSFQQGPEGWTGVHEDRSPAELQWSPRHQDVFIAARRWEALYFVAPAKFLGNQQLSYGQTLSFNYRLDRGGRLPSPHDVVLEGGGLRVTAPFLPPGKVLPCGVSQIYTFRLDEHPSSKWSPRLNYLEYRRLLGNLTALWIRATFGEYSTGYIDNVTLVSAQPAAGVLAPWVERCQCPDGYQGQFCERCAAGYRRNTPHMGPFSICVPCNCQGGGICDPDTGECYSGDENVGNSISCPFGSYRDPRAPHSCRACPCGHGQSCSVLPGQEEVVCDHCPLGAAGPSCEFCADGYFGDPAASQPCRPCQCNGNVEPNAVGNCDRRTGECIKCIYNTAGFHCERCKDGFFGNPLAPNPADKCRACSCNSVGAEPLTCRSDGSCICKPGFGGPNCEQSECPACYSQVKAQVDLYLQQLQELEVISSEVQAGGGAVGQELEGKMQLAEETLQAILREALSLQASDRSLESRMTRLKGQGSTCQSRLDDAKATVERLMSLGRQYERQVQDARRLLETARLDLGRSGASLSRADIPVSHFPGGSNKILLLAQEALSLANSHMQAANVIEQAAKAAQDDSQQALELLQAAVSGEAAVPGSLQGLLGKYEELKSLAGGLEADANRIASEADKAYQSSLMLLSSLSRLTKTSFGSFEGEAAQLKQNAAALLSTVDTYMAQYRQLQSRVGHWEEEIKKLLQRGEGERATLTQLLSRANLARSTALQAVSAGNATFYEVEQILKSLRGFNLQADDKRREAEDAMRRLPVISSMVASAKEKTDRAEAILGNAAAESKAASSTAGEAKEITFGIQKEITRLRLEANKTADGVLALEKAVAALQHEAKEVDGEFQSKLSEAEADAAMIQETTKEAQDVHAKAGQAGVVVQETLSVLEELLRLMNQPGAVDEEGLKQLELNFSKAKTKTSQLKEQMSELEQRATLQKVRVQKLDSSIDEILADIRNLEDIQRSLPPGCYNTKAIELP from the exons ATGGCCGTGGGCTGGCTCCTTGCCCTGGCTGCGTCCCTCCTGCCCGCAGCCCTGAGCTCCAACGGAGGAGAag ctTGTGACTGCAACGGGATGTCCAGGCAGTGCGTCTTTGACTGGCAGCTCCTGATGGAGACAGGCAATGGGTACCGCTGTCTCGGCTGCCTGGGCAACACGGCGGGTGCCCACTGTGAGCGCTGCAAGGAAGGATACTACCGCCAGCAGGATGGGgactgctgcctgccctgccgCTGCCACCCCCAGG GCTCCCTCAGCACGCAGTGCGACAGCGACGGCCGCTGCAGCTGCAGGCCCGGCGTGATGGGCGAGAAGTGCGACCGCTGCCAGCCGGGCTTCCACTCCCTCTCCGAGGCCGGGTGCCAAGGATATGGACA gagccagcagtgtgcctgcgACCCAGCTGGCACGGAGGACTGCGTCTCGGGCCGTTGCATCTGCAAGGCGGGTGTCACCGGCGAGCGGTGCGACAG gtgCAAACAAAACTTCTATAACTTGGATGCCAGGAACCCGGCTGGATGCTCTCCGTGCTTCTGCTATGGACATTCATCCTTATGTGTCAGTGCTGAGAATTACAGCGTCCACAGGATCACCTCCAGCTTCCAGCAAG GTCCTGAAGGCTGGACGGGTGTCCACGAGGACAGGTCCCCAGCTGAGCTCCAGTGGTCCCCACGCCACCAGGATGTGTTCATAGCAGCAAGGAGATGGGAAGCACTGTACTTCGTGGCACCTG CCAAATTCCTTGGGAACCAGCAGCTGAGCTATGGCCAGACGCTGTCCTTCAATTATCGCCTGGACCGAGGGGGACGGCTGCCTTCCCCGCACGACGTGGTCCTGGAAGGAGGTGGCCTCCGAGTCACGGCCCCCTTCTTGCCCCCCGGGAAGGTCCTGCCCTGTGGTGTCAGCCAGATCTACACCTTCAG GTTGGATGAGCACCCAAGCAGCAAGTGGAGCCCCAGGCTGAACTACTTGGAGTACCGCAGGCTGCTGGGAAACCTGACGGCCCTCTGGATCCGAGCCACCTTCGGGGAGTACA GCACCGGCTACATCGACAACGTCACCCTGGTGTCGGCGCAGCCTGCTGCCGGTGTCCTCGCACCTTGGGTGGAGCGGTGCCAGTGCCCTGATGGGTACCAGGGGCAGTTCTGTGAGCGGTGTGCTGCTGGCTACAGGAGGAACACACCCCACATGGGGCCATTCAGCATCTGCGTGCCCTGCAACTGCCAGGGTGGAGGAATCTGTGACCCGGATACCG GCGAATGCTACTCAGGAGATGAAAATGTGGGGAACAGCATCAGCTGTCCGTTCGGCTCCTACCGAGACCCCCGGGCCCCACACAGCTGCCGGGCATGTCCCTGTGGCCACGGCcagagctgctcagtgctgccaggCCAGGAAGAGGTTGTCTGTGACCATTGCCCTCTTGGAGCTGCAG ggCCCAGCTGTGAGTTCTGTGCCGATGGCTATTTTGGAGATCCCGCAGCCTCCCAGCCATGCCGGCCGTGCCAGTGCAACGGCAACGTGGAGCCCAACGCCGTGGGGAACTGCGATCGCCGGACGGGAGAGTGCATCAAGTGCATCTACAACACGGCCGGCTTCCACTGCGAGCGCTGCAAGGACGGCTTCTTCGGGAACCCCCTGGCCCCCAACCCTGCCGACAAGTGCCGGG CCTGCAGTTGCAACTCGGTGGGAGCCGAGCCCCTGACGTGCCGGAGTGATGGGAGCTGCATCTGCAAGCCTGGCTTTGGGGGCCCCAACTGCGAGCAGAGTGAGTGCCCAGCCTGCTACAGCCAAGTGAAAGCCCAG GTGGACCTGTACCTGCAGCAGttgcaggagctggaggtgaTCTCTTCGGAGGTGCAAGCTGGAGGTGGGGCTGTGGGCCAGGAGCTGGAGGGGAAGATGCAGCTGGCTGAGGAGACACTGCAGGCCATCCTCAGAGAAGCCCTCAGCCTGCAAG CCTCCGACAGATCCCTAGAAAGCCGCATGACCAGGCTGAAGGGACAAGGGTCCACCTGCCAGAGCCGCCTGGATGATGCCAAGGCAACAGTGGAGAGGCTGATGTCTCTGGGCAGGCAGTATGAGAGGCAGGTGCAGGATGCCCGGCGGCTGCTGGAGACAGCCAGGCTGGACCTGGGCCGCAGTGGAGCCTCTCTAAGTCGAGCG GATATTCCAGTTTCACACTTTCCTGGAGGCTCAAACAAGATCTTGCTCCTGGCCCAAGAGGCTCTGAGTCTAGCCAACAG CCACATGCAGGCGGCCAACGTCATCGAGCAGGCGGCGAAGGCAGCGCAGGACGACTCACAGCAGgcgctggagctgctgcaggcgGCTGTGAGCGGGGAGGCAGCGGTGCCAGGCTCCCTGCAAGGGCTGCTCGGGAA GTATGAGGAGCTGAAGTCACTGGCTGGAGGCCTGGAGGCTGATGCCAACAGGATAGCCTCTGAGGCAGACAAGGCTTATCAGAGCAGCCTGATGCTCCTCAGCTCTCTGTCCCGCCTGACCAAGACCAGTTTTGGGTCCTTTGAG GGGGAGGCAGCCCAGCTGAAGCAGAATGCAGCTGCTCTTCTGAGCACGGTGGACACGTACATGGCCCAGTACAGGCAGCTACAGAGCCGCGTGGGCCACTGGGAAGAGGAAATCAAGAAGCTCTTGCAGAGAGGAGAAGGCGAGAGAGCG ACGCTGACCCAGCTGCTGTCCCGAGCCAACCTTGCcagaagcacagccctgcaggccgTGAGTGCTGGCAATGCCACCTTTTATGAAGTGGAACAGATCCTCAAGAGCCTGCGTG ggTTTAACCTGCAGGCGGACGACAAGAGAAGGGAAGCTGAGGATGCTATGAGGAGACTCCCAGTTATCAGCAGCATGGTGGCAAGTGCCAAGGAGAAGACTGACAGAGCTGAAGCCATCCTGggcaatgctgctgctgaatccaaggcagccagcagcacagcaggggaAGCGAAGGAGATCACCTTTGGGATCCAGAAG GAGATCACGAGGCTGAGGCTGGAGGCCAACAAAACAGCCGACGGGGTCCTTGCACTGGAGAAGGcagtggcagccctgcagcatgaGGCCAAAGAAGTGGACGGAGAATTCCAGAGCAAGCTTTCAGAGGCTGAGGCAGATGCTGCCATGATACAGGAG acGACCAAGGAAGCTCAAGATGTCCACGCTAAGGCTGGCCAGGCTGGGGTGGTTGTGCAGGAGACGCTGAGTgtcctggaggagctgctgcgTCTGATGA ACCAGCCCGGTGCTGTGGATGAGGAAGGCCTGAAGCAGCTCGAGCTGAATTTCAGCAAggccaaaaccaaaaccagccAGCTGAAGGAGCAGATGTCAGAGCTGGAGCAAAGAGCCACGCTGCAGAAGGTCCGGGTACAGAAACTGGACAGCAGCATCGATGAGATCCTGGCAGACATTAGGAACCTGGAGGATATCCAGAGGAGCCTTCCTCCCGGCTGCTACAACACAAAAGCCATTGAGTTACCCTGA
- the LAMC2 gene encoding laminin subunit gamma-2 isoform X2, whose product MSRQCVFDWQLLMETGNGYRCLGCLGNTAGAHCERCKEGYYRQQDGDCCLPCRCHPQGSLSTQCDSDGRCSCRPGVMGEKCDRCQPGFHSLSEAGCQGYGQSQQCACDPAGTEDCVSGRCICKAGVTGERCDRCKQNFYNLDARNPAGCSPCFCYGHSSLCVSAENYSVHRITSSFQQGPEGWTGVHEDRSPAELQWSPRHQDVFIAARRWEALYFVAPAKFLGNQQLSYGQTLSFNYRLDRGGRLPSPHDVVLEGGGLRVTAPFLPPGKVLPCGVSQIYTFRLDEHPSSKWSPRLNYLEYRRLLGNLTALWIRATFGEYSTGYIDNVTLVSAQPAAGVLAPWVERCQCPDGYQGQFCERCAAGYRRNTPHMGPFSICVPCNCQGGGICDPDTGECYSGDENVGNSISCPFGSYRDPRAPHSCRACPCGHGQSCSVLPGQEEVVCDHCPLGAAGPSCEFCADGYFGDPAASQPCRPCQCNGNVEPNAVGNCDRRTGECIKCIYNTAGFHCERCKDGFFGNPLAPNPADKCRACSCNSVGAEPLTCRSDGSCICKPGFGGPNCEQSECPACYSQVKAQVDLYLQQLQELEVISSEVQAGGGAVGQELEGKMQLAEETLQAILREALSLQASDRSLESRMTRLKGQGSTCQSRLDDAKATVERLMSLGRQYERQVQDARRLLETARLDLGRSGASLSRADIPVSHFPGGSNKILLLAQEALSLANSHMQAANVIEQAAKAAQDDSQQALELLQAAVSGEAAVPGSLQGLLGKYEELKSLAGGLEADANRIASEADKAYQSSLMLLSSLSRLTKTSFGSFEGEAAQLKQNAAALLSTVDTYMAQYRQLQSRVGHWEEEIKKLLQRGEGERATLTQLLSRANLARSTALQAVSAGNATFYEVEQILKSLRGFNLQADDKRREAEDAMRRLPVISSMVASAKEKTDRAEAILGNAAAESKAASSTAGEAKEITFGIQKEITRLRLEANKTADGVLALEKAVAALQHEAKEVDGEFQSKLSEAEADAAMIQETTKEAQDVHAKAGQAGVVVQETLSVLEELLRLMNQPGAVDEEGLKQLELNFSKAKTKTSQLKEQMSELEQRATLQKVRVQKLDSSIDEILADIRNLEDIQRSLPPGCYNTKAIELP is encoded by the exons ATGTCCAGGCAGTGCGTCTTTGACTGGCAGCTCCTGATGGAGACAGGCAATGGGTACCGCTGTCTCGGCTGCCTGGGCAACACGGCGGGTGCCCACTGTGAGCGCTGCAAGGAAGGATACTACCGCCAGCAGGATGGGgactgctgcctgccctgccgCTGCCACCCCCAGG GCTCCCTCAGCACGCAGTGCGACAGCGACGGCCGCTGCAGCTGCAGGCCCGGCGTGATGGGCGAGAAGTGCGACCGCTGCCAGCCGGGCTTCCACTCCCTCTCCGAGGCCGGGTGCCAAGGATATGGACA gagccagcagtgtgcctgcgACCCAGCTGGCACGGAGGACTGCGTCTCGGGCCGTTGCATCTGCAAGGCGGGTGTCACCGGCGAGCGGTGCGACAG gtgCAAACAAAACTTCTATAACTTGGATGCCAGGAACCCGGCTGGATGCTCTCCGTGCTTCTGCTATGGACATTCATCCTTATGTGTCAGTGCTGAGAATTACAGCGTCCACAGGATCACCTCCAGCTTCCAGCAAG GTCCTGAAGGCTGGACGGGTGTCCACGAGGACAGGTCCCCAGCTGAGCTCCAGTGGTCCCCACGCCACCAGGATGTGTTCATAGCAGCAAGGAGATGGGAAGCACTGTACTTCGTGGCACCTG CCAAATTCCTTGGGAACCAGCAGCTGAGCTATGGCCAGACGCTGTCCTTCAATTATCGCCTGGACCGAGGGGGACGGCTGCCTTCCCCGCACGACGTGGTCCTGGAAGGAGGTGGCCTCCGAGTCACGGCCCCCTTCTTGCCCCCCGGGAAGGTCCTGCCCTGTGGTGTCAGCCAGATCTACACCTTCAG GTTGGATGAGCACCCAAGCAGCAAGTGGAGCCCCAGGCTGAACTACTTGGAGTACCGCAGGCTGCTGGGAAACCTGACGGCCCTCTGGATCCGAGCCACCTTCGGGGAGTACA GCACCGGCTACATCGACAACGTCACCCTGGTGTCGGCGCAGCCTGCTGCCGGTGTCCTCGCACCTTGGGTGGAGCGGTGCCAGTGCCCTGATGGGTACCAGGGGCAGTTCTGTGAGCGGTGTGCTGCTGGCTACAGGAGGAACACACCCCACATGGGGCCATTCAGCATCTGCGTGCCCTGCAACTGCCAGGGTGGAGGAATCTGTGACCCGGATACCG GCGAATGCTACTCAGGAGATGAAAATGTGGGGAACAGCATCAGCTGTCCGTTCGGCTCCTACCGAGACCCCCGGGCCCCACACAGCTGCCGGGCATGTCCCTGTGGCCACGGCcagagctgctcagtgctgccaggCCAGGAAGAGGTTGTCTGTGACCATTGCCCTCTTGGAGCTGCAG ggCCCAGCTGTGAGTTCTGTGCCGATGGCTATTTTGGAGATCCCGCAGCCTCCCAGCCATGCCGGCCGTGCCAGTGCAACGGCAACGTGGAGCCCAACGCCGTGGGGAACTGCGATCGCCGGACGGGAGAGTGCATCAAGTGCATCTACAACACGGCCGGCTTCCACTGCGAGCGCTGCAAGGACGGCTTCTTCGGGAACCCCCTGGCCCCCAACCCTGCCGACAAGTGCCGGG CCTGCAGTTGCAACTCGGTGGGAGCCGAGCCCCTGACGTGCCGGAGTGATGGGAGCTGCATCTGCAAGCCTGGCTTTGGGGGCCCCAACTGCGAGCAGAGTGAGTGCCCAGCCTGCTACAGCCAAGTGAAAGCCCAG GTGGACCTGTACCTGCAGCAGttgcaggagctggaggtgaTCTCTTCGGAGGTGCAAGCTGGAGGTGGGGCTGTGGGCCAGGAGCTGGAGGGGAAGATGCAGCTGGCTGAGGAGACACTGCAGGCCATCCTCAGAGAAGCCCTCAGCCTGCAAG CCTCCGACAGATCCCTAGAAAGCCGCATGACCAGGCTGAAGGGACAAGGGTCCACCTGCCAGAGCCGCCTGGATGATGCCAAGGCAACAGTGGAGAGGCTGATGTCTCTGGGCAGGCAGTATGAGAGGCAGGTGCAGGATGCCCGGCGGCTGCTGGAGACAGCCAGGCTGGACCTGGGCCGCAGTGGAGCCTCTCTAAGTCGAGCG GATATTCCAGTTTCACACTTTCCTGGAGGCTCAAACAAGATCTTGCTCCTGGCCCAAGAGGCTCTGAGTCTAGCCAACAG CCACATGCAGGCGGCCAACGTCATCGAGCAGGCGGCGAAGGCAGCGCAGGACGACTCACAGCAGgcgctggagctgctgcaggcgGCTGTGAGCGGGGAGGCAGCGGTGCCAGGCTCCCTGCAAGGGCTGCTCGGGAA GTATGAGGAGCTGAAGTCACTGGCTGGAGGCCTGGAGGCTGATGCCAACAGGATAGCCTCTGAGGCAGACAAGGCTTATCAGAGCAGCCTGATGCTCCTCAGCTCTCTGTCCCGCCTGACCAAGACCAGTTTTGGGTCCTTTGAG GGGGAGGCAGCCCAGCTGAAGCAGAATGCAGCTGCTCTTCTGAGCACGGTGGACACGTACATGGCCCAGTACAGGCAGCTACAGAGCCGCGTGGGCCACTGGGAAGAGGAAATCAAGAAGCTCTTGCAGAGAGGAGAAGGCGAGAGAGCG ACGCTGACCCAGCTGCTGTCCCGAGCCAACCTTGCcagaagcacagccctgcaggccgTGAGTGCTGGCAATGCCACCTTTTATGAAGTGGAACAGATCCTCAAGAGCCTGCGTG ggTTTAACCTGCAGGCGGACGACAAGAGAAGGGAAGCTGAGGATGCTATGAGGAGACTCCCAGTTATCAGCAGCATGGTGGCAAGTGCCAAGGAGAAGACTGACAGAGCTGAAGCCATCCTGggcaatgctgctgctgaatccaaggcagccagcagcacagcaggggaAGCGAAGGAGATCACCTTTGGGATCCAGAAG GAGATCACGAGGCTGAGGCTGGAGGCCAACAAAACAGCCGACGGGGTCCTTGCACTGGAGAAGGcagtggcagccctgcagcatgaGGCCAAAGAAGTGGACGGAGAATTCCAGAGCAAGCTTTCAGAGGCTGAGGCAGATGCTGCCATGATACAGGAG acGACCAAGGAAGCTCAAGATGTCCACGCTAAGGCTGGCCAGGCTGGGGTGGTTGTGCAGGAGACGCTGAGTgtcctggaggagctgctgcgTCTGATGA ACCAGCCCGGTGCTGTGGATGAGGAAGGCCTGAAGCAGCTCGAGCTGAATTTCAGCAAggccaaaaccaaaaccagccAGCTGAAGGAGCAGATGTCAGAGCTGGAGCAAAGAGCCACGCTGCAGAAGGTCCGGGTACAGAAACTGGACAGCAGCATCGATGAGATCCTGGCAGACATTAGGAACCTGGAGGATATCCAGAGGAGCCTTCCTCCCGGCTGCTACAACACAAAAGCCATTGAGTTACCCTGA